The following nucleotide sequence is from Drosophila takahashii strain IR98-3 E-12201 chromosome 3L, DtakHiC1v2, whole genome shotgun sequence.
ACCATAACTAAGAACTcagaaaatgtcaaaaaatagaATATTCTCTTTTACCTTACGAGTACCGAATATACAAAAAGCGAAGAAGAATACACACACTCAAGCCTTTCTCTCTATTTTCTTCGAGATTCATATCTCTATTCATGTGTTTGCCATTTAATGATCTCTATACGGAATATGACTTTATGGAAATCGCTTGACATTAATCTAAGAATTTTCTCCGAAGTAAGAGAACATTGTAAAGattgaaatcaaaataaattatttcataCTAAGATgacataatttgtttttattttacagttaGAAACGTTTTTATGTGTTTTATGCATGTGAAATTTCATaactaatttgattttaataatttttaagatacCCACCTAAGCAAACCATTTAATATTCCTTTCGCAATGCCAAATTCATTTGCGtattcatttatttctttctGGGGGCCCAATCCATAAAACGGAGCTCCAAAAATAGTCCCAAAGGCGAAAGCTTGTCGTGTCTCAGAAATGTTTATTATCCCAGTTTTATGAGCCCGTAAAACGCTTCATCGGCTGGCATGCAACTGTTCCCTTGGCTAAGAATAAAACGTTCATTGAGCAGGCCAACACTTTCGCTCACTTGGGCTAAGTCTAATTTTACGTAAGCACATCCCACCTCAAATGTCCTCATTTCCTTTGCCTAACTTGACTTTTCCTGCCCTTAATAGGTCAACTCGGTCAGGATTAGGTCACATGGGCTGCACCCACTTCTGCGTTGGCCAAAAAGGTTAAGTTGGTAATTAAATTTGAGGTCAGTTCTTCAGACGGCTATCTAAATGTGGCTGGTTCCTGCCTTTGTTGTCGAGTTGGCAAAATGCTTTTATCTACGAGAACGAAATGTAATGAATTCCCTTGCGTGCCAGATTGTCATCATTTGCCTGAGATCATCAGAAGGGAGTCGTAAATATAGTTTGTCAATCTTTCGCTTGGCTGGGCGCTTTGATGGAAGGCTACGATggttacaaaaaaatcatgacaGTAACCAGGAAAAAATACTTCAAATGAAGGGATTTTCTTAAGAGCTTCATACTAATTTACTTTGTTGTTCTTAGACCTTAGAATGTGATTTCGCTTTGACGTTACCCCATTACTTGATTACCGGTTTTTTGGGGTTGATTTTAAGCTTAATGATGTCAGCTCATGGAGTGGTTGACTCTACCTGTTTAATTTGGCttaacttttattaaatttcggGCAAATTTCAGGCACgctagaaaatttgtttggAAAATTGCGAACCTATTACAAAAATGGTTACATAAACATTTGTAAGACAATTTTGTATCATTAAAACGAATTtctttcaaaacaaaacaagaagaacTTTAAGTAATAGGCAGTTATTGTTCCAATATTTAATTCGTTTAATacgaatattttattgttctaaaaaaaaaaattgtaaatttatatTGTTAACAAATGCTAAGAAGAGTTACTTTCAATTTCAGGCCTCACGTTTCGCTTCTGTTTGCCtgctaaaaaatgttaattaagtGCCAAACTGCACTGCGACATTTTgtgacaatttttttgtttttcaacttACAACATGGGTTGGAAGAAGGAGAACTGTAATTTCGTTTAATTGCCTCACAACATTTGCTAATTAGGTTTTACAGTTGGGGAAACTCTTATCACAATTTGCGAATATTCTCAAAGCACAGCGAAAAAGTTTGCATATTTAAGTTGAAGTCAGAGCCCTCCCCCTGATTTCCCCCTATAAGCAACACCTGCTGAGCTGCCGTGACTGAAAGTCATTTAAACTGTTTCACTGGCTGATGTTGTtcgatgttgttgttgctgctgctggcataattatttttatacattttttgtttaggttTCAAAGAGTTGAGTTGAAGCTaggtaaataaatttgcaagcGGATTTTGCACTTGCACAGGCGTTCAAGGCAAGACTTTTGACTTTTGCTTCGGATTGTGTAGTGCGGTGGCCTGGAGTTGTAAAtctttttctgcatttttaaTGAGCTTTCTTGATAAGCCAAACGGGGTTATGTATGTTGGTGGGAAAATTGTGCAGAAAATTGTAGGTTTGAAGGAGTCTAAAAGACTCTTGGATTACTTTGGATGAGTTAATTTACCAgggttgtttttaaaaatagatcgACTGTTTATAAAGATATATTATCGTGAAATCCATTTAATACACACACTCTTTTAACTGTTATCATTAATACCGATCTCATCTGAATCACGTTCTCAGATATCAAATCTTATCCCATAGTAAAATGATTAATATCTGACCAAACAATTCTGGGGAATGTGAAAGTAAACAGATCTAATCGTTAAGAAAGCAGGAAAAGATTGAATCTCCATCAAAGATATATTTCAAGGagctttttttgattttccataaattaactaatcaatgttttttttgatAGTCgagaagtaattaaaaaacaatgttattattataagGGAATACGATAGTACAAATTTGATATGCGAAATTGATTATACCAAAAGATCATTCATAACCCAAGACAATCTTATTCGGATATTTGCATAGTAAGCGATTGCGACACCCCTATGAAACAATATTTACAGTCCAACCAGCGCGAATTCCCATTCCAATCAgaggtaaacaaaaatcaaaagcgacaatatcaaaaaaatgccAACAAACCTGTACGAGTTGTTCTCAGTTGCTGCGCTGCTTCTGCCGACTGCGCTGCCTCTGCCAACGTCGGCGTCTAGAACTTCGACTTGAAAGCTCTCAGGTGgagttcttgttgttgttgctactgATGTCTTTTTGCATGTGCAAATCGAGAGAGAGCGAGTGAGAGGGAGCGATGGAGCCCACTAATACACGCGCGTTTTGACAGGTAAGCGAAACACGTCGCaaagagaagaagaagaagaagaagcagtaATGAATGATCGTCGCTTTAACTTTTCGATTGCATTGGTATGCGTGTGTGCATTTCTGGGAGTTAactttttaacactttttagCCTTGGAATTTCTAAACTTTTAATGCACTTTCCACAGTGCTTTCGAACTGATTTCAATCTTGAATATTTCACACTattctcacacacacactttcaAGGCGCGCCGGCTGCGCAGGCGACTTTGGTTTTAAGTTAGCCCACGTACAAAAGTCGGAGGAGCGGAGTTCGTATCTCGTATCTACTTAAATGCGACTAGCGCGGCGGTATATCGGCAACTGAGCGAGCAGTTACTTTTCGTACCTTCCGTCAAGTTCACCTGGCCGAGAAAGCTTTTAAGCCCGAGCTTAGCGCAGTCGTGAGAAACTGACTAACGCGTTGGACATCTGGCTATTTTCACGCTATATTTGGCGGGTTTTAGCATTTACATGATAAACCGGGCTTGGTAAACTAGAGATAGTAGACTTTAagccttgaaaatttatggaaaCTCCGAGTTTAAAgcgtactttaaatttaacatgcggacgagaaaaagaaaaggaacaatttgaaaaattttaatattaagggTGTACGTACTATAACTAATGTGAAATCTAAGAGTTaagttaatattaaatttaaaaaaatggtaatCATGCGTCCTAAAAaccattataaataaatattatgatacTTTTTGTTACCATAGTACTTACAAACTTATATAGctgtaaaattaaagaaaactaaaaGACAGTGAGCCAGTAAcgttttttcattaaatttttctgGCTTTTTTGTGCTGGTTCGATTGCCTTAATTGGCACCACTGTCGGAACCAACAATCGAACTTCATGGAACTAGTTCGCCTCCAGAGTTGCACAACAGATCCGCAGCggcgaaataaaaattaatcatttttaattaaactgccAGGAAAATGCTGCGAGCTGGGTGCCAACTGCTGACGCAGTCCGCCCTTCCCGCCGGGAAGACGGGTGGAAATAGCTTCGCCCTGGAGTTCGTCCGCTGGCGCCGGAAGCCGCGCTGGTTGCCGGTGGCCAAGAGCAAGATGTTCCGCGTGCCCGAGCGCAAGAAGCAGACGGAGGAGGAGCGCACGGAGCTCATGAGGCTCCACAACCAGTACAAGTAGGTGGACCATTGCAGATTCTGACccaaaattaaactattttattagttGCAATGGTGAGGTGTGCCTGTAATCCTCGCCAGAAATCCCTcttcaaaatataatatttttctatcaaaatatttataggaaatttaatcattttgtgatttatAACTTATATTTTAAGACCTGtcctaaaaaaaactaaaacatttttaaatattaatttaaaatatttaaaaacattaatttcTAACGGATAAGAAATCCATAAATCCAACAATTTAAATCTTCAATAATAAAggattgttgaatttttaaaaatgttacatttattttgagaTATTTACCATCCTCCTTTCATTTCTATGCTTACATTCTTCAGAtcgaattttaaaacaaaatctttTACCCCTTATTACAGAACCCAACTGCGCTCAGTTCGTCAGTTTCTGAGGGAGGAAGTCGTCCGCCACGAGGAGACCTCCACCGCGGACCACATCGTGCTCACTCCCGAGCAGGAGGAGGCCGAGTTCCAGAAGTGCCTGGATGCCAATGCCGCCTGG
It contains:
- the mRpS26 gene encoding small ribosomal subunit protein mS26; this translates as MLRAGCQLLTQSALPAGKTGGNSFALEFVRWRRKPRWLPVAKSKMFRVPERKKQTEEERTELMRLHNQYKTQLRSVRQFLREEVVRHEETSTADHIVLTPEQEEAEFQKCLDANAAWNAAIAKERDQRLAKEREEKVAYVQERLEARQVREEERREQANQRVLLEIERSKTYITRENLDAAIETALANPVDHNFAIDLAGNLYQGRGTSQLPDATPEPNQQVLSN